A genomic segment from Xiphophorus maculatus strain JP 163 A chromosome 6, X_maculatus-5.0-male, whole genome shotgun sequence encodes:
- the LOC102231964 gene encoding C-C chemokine receptor type 4-like has translation MDDDDDYNYMLYLQNINTTEDPSHVVSELVQLCAKKTVNIFGSKLIPVFYFVNFFLSYLGNGLVLLIIFKYEKLTTVTNIFLLNLVLSNLLFASSLPFWATYHLSEWIFGEALCKMVSSAYFIGFYSSILFLTLMTFDRYLAVVHALAACKRRKKKYAIISSVIVWCISISASVKELVLRNVFMNSMQGKMCEESGLSASSMRVWRLISFYQQFMIFFLLPLIMVMYCYVRITLRILSTRMKEKCRAIKLIFVIIFTFFVCWTPYNIVCLLQAINISASETDKEESCSTKQNLDYAYYLTRNIAYLYCCISPMFYTFLGKKFQSHFNKLVIKKIPCLSRHISFNSQSTRSTSQRTPHSVYEY, from the coding sequence atggatgatgatgatgactaTAATTACATGCTCTACCTGCAGAATATAAATACAACAGAGGACCCGAGCCACGTGGTCAGTGAACTTGTCCAGCTGTGTGCCAAAAAGACTGTTAACATATTTGGTTCAAAATTGATCCCAGTGTTCTACTTTGTTAACTTCTTCCTGAGTTACCTTGGAAACGGCCTTGTCCTCCTCATTATCTTCAAGTATGAGAAGCTCACCACAGTCACAAACATCTTTCTGCTGAATTTGGTGCTTTCCAATCTCCTTTTTGCCTCCAGTTTGCCTTTCTGGGCTACCTACCATTTGTCTGAATGGATCTTTGGAGAAGCTCTATGTAAAATGGTCAGCAGTGCTTATTTCATCGGTTTCTACAGCtccatcctcttcctcactctcaTGACATTTGACCGATATCTAGCTGTGGTGCATGCGCTTGCAGCTTGCAAGCGCAGGAAGAAAAAGTATGCCATAATATCGTCTGTCATTGTTTGGTGTATCAGTATTTCAGCAAGTGTTAAAGAGTTGGTCCTTCGAAATGTGTTTATGAACTCAATGCAAGGCAAAATGTGTGAAGAATCAGGGTTATCAGCAAGCAGTATGAGAGTCTGGCGTTTGATCAGTTTCTATCAACAGTTCATGATTTTCTTCCTCTTACCTCTGATAATGGTCATGTACTGCTACGTTAGGATCACACTGCGGATTCTCTCCACCCGGATGAAGGAGAAGTGTCGAGCCATAAAGCTAATATTTGTAAtcatcttcacattttttgtctGCTGGACACCCTACAATATTGTATGCCTTCTTCAAGCAATTAATATTTCAGCTAGCGAAACAGACAAAGAAGAATCATGTTCCACCAAACAAAACCTAGATTATGCATATTACTTGACCCGAAACATTGCATACTTGTATTGTTGTATTAGTCcaatgttttacacatttctagGGAAAAAGTTCCAGAGTCACTTCAACAAActggtgattaaaaaaattcccTGCCTGTCCAGACACATTAGCTTCAACAGCCAGAGCACTAGAAGCACATCACAGAGAACACCTCATTCTGTTTACGAATACTGA